The following coding sequences lie in one Cannabis sativa cultivar Pink pepper isolate KNU-18-1 chromosome 5, ASM2916894v1, whole genome shotgun sequence genomic window:
- the LOC115717598 gene encoding uncharacterized protein LOC115717598: protein MAPYEALYGRPCRSPLCWAEPDDHEFEFDVGDYVFLKVTLMRGVMRFGVKGKLAPRCIGPFEVIERIGEVAYRLNLSRQLGHVHNVFHVSMLRKCTPDPSHVMEYEAIPLQEDVTYEEQPVKILARELKVLRNREIPVVKVL, encoded by the exons ATGGCTCCTTATGAGGCCTTATATGGAAGACCATGCAGATCGCCATTGTGTTGGGCAGAACCAGATGATCAT GAATTTGAGTTTGATGTTGGTGATTATGTCTTCTTGAAAGTTACTCTTATGCGCGGTGTAATGAGATTTGGAGTGAAGGGTAAGCTAGCCCCGAGGTGtattggaccttttgaggtTATCGAGAGGATTGGGGAGGTCGCTTACCGATTAAACTTATCAAGACAATTGGGACATGTTCATAATGTATTCCATGTGTCTATGTTGAGGAAGTGTACTCCAGATCCGTCACATGTTATGGAGTATGAGGCTATCCCTCTTCAGGAAGAtgtgacttatgaagaacaacctgtcAAAATCTTGGCGAGAGAGCTAAAAGTGTTAAGGAACAGAGAGATTCCAGTAGTCAAGGTCTTATAG